DNA sequence from the Hoylesella buccalis ATCC 35310 genome:
GATAATGACTGTTGCAAGTTCTCATACACTTCCTCGGCACCTTTCACCGTCTCAGCCGGTTGAAGGGGATGCAGATTGGCGAAAGCAGGGTGTGCGGCAATTTCCTCGTTGATGGGTGGATTGTATTTCATCGTACACGATCCCAAAGGATAAAAACCATTATCAACGCCGAAATTGTTCCCGCTATGATTAGTGTAATGGCGCACCACGGTCATCTCATCACACTCCGGAAGCTCGGCATCGGCTGTCCTTTTCAGTTCGGCGGGTATTTCATGGTGGCCAAATTGATTCTTGGGCAGACTGTACCCACGTCGTCCTGGATGCGACAACTCAAATATCAGATTGCTATATAGTTTATGATTCATGACACAAGTTCTATTAGTTTGTCTATTTCATCCTTGGTTCTCTTCTCGGTGACAGCCAGCATGAGCATGTCGTCTCCAACCTGTACGCCTCCGAAGATGCCGTTGTCTATCAGTCGTTGTTGCAGTTGTTTGATGTCACCATCATACCGTACGCAGAATTCATTGAAGAAAGGCTGGTTGAAAGCCAATGAGAAATGGCCTGTCTTCACCAGCTTTTCGCACAGATAGTGCGCACCGTCGTACGACAATTGGGCTACTTCTTTCAGACCTTCCTTGCCCATCAGTGACAGGTAAATGGTCACCCAAAGAGCCATCAGCGACTGATTGGAACAGATGTTCGATGTGGCTTTCTCCCTTCTGATATGTTGTTCGCGGGCTTGAAGGGTCAAAACAAACACGCGTTGGCCATCCTCATCAACGGTCTTGCCGACGATTCGTCCCGGCATCTTGCGCATCATTTTCGTGGTACAGCACATGTAACCCACATAAGGACCGCCCCAACTCATCGGGATGCCCAATGATTGACCTTCGCCAACGGCGATGTCTGCTCCTAATTCAGCAGGTGTCTTCAACAAAGCGAGGTCTGCCGGATTGCTGTTCATGATGAACAATGCTTTCTGCTCATGACACAGGTCGGCCACCCCAGTGTAATCTTCTACAATGCCATAGTAGTTGGGATACTGAACCACAACGCCTGCCACGCCGCCTTCTGACAGCTTCTGTTGCAGTTGTTGTTGGTCGGTAACACCCTCTTTCTGCGGAATTAGGTCAATTTCTATGTTCTGATAGTGAGCATAAGTCTTGACAACGGCCAGGATTTTAGGATCCACCGTCTCAGAAATCAACACTCTGTAGGCTTTCTTGTTGTTGGCCTTTGCCATCAAGACAGCCTCGGCTGTGGCTGTAGCACCATCGTACATGGAGGCGTTAGACA
Encoded proteins:
- the gcvPA gene encoding aminomethyl-transferring glycine dehydrogenase subunit GcvPA, whose translation is MTYKFFPHTEEDVAQMLEKIGVKSLDDLYQEIPEEVRFKGEYKLPEAKSELEIRQFFNELGAKNKQLTCFAGAGVYDRYYPSAVPYLVERSEFLTSYTPYQAEISQGTLHYIFEFQSMMAELTGMEVSNASMYDGATATAEAVLMAKANNKKAYRVLISETVDPKILAVVKTYAHYQNIEIDLIPQKEGVTDQQQLQQKLSEGGVAGVVVQYPNYYGIVEDYTGVADLCHEQKALFIMNSNPADLALLKTPAELGADIAVGEGQSLGIPMSWGGPYVGYMCCTTKMMRKMPGRIVGKTVDEDGQRVFVLTLQAREQHIRREKATSNICSNQSLMALWVTIYLSLMGKEGLKEVAQLSYDGAHYLCEKLVKTGHFSLAFNQPFFNEFCVRYDGDIKQLQQRLIDNGIFGGVQVGDDMLMLAVTEKRTKDEIDKLIELVS